The window aatatataaaggaaactaGAAGATCTATATATGATGAAGTCCCTCACCAATAAGTATTATAGCTTGGTCATAAGTGCTCTTAAAACATCAATAAATCCCTTGTTAAATCATATAGACATCAATCACATTCTAATGCATGAACTTATCAACACTTACATACGAGCTATTACAATTGGCTTCGTAAGGCAAGGCAAGGTATATTACATCAGGAACTTAAACTCTCATACGTCCTCAGATTCAAAGATTAGTTAAATCTAGTATATACGCAAGTCAATCATAGCCCAAGCATGATTAGTCTCCTCATCTAAAGACTTAAATTGATCCTCCAATATAAGTGTCTAACATGTCCAATACCAAGGGCTTATCCCATGGCACGCTCACACTCTTTAAGTAGAGTAGGGAACAAGCACACCAACTAGTCATCAAACCtaatggtggagaattttcaTCCCAATTCATCATGGATTCTCTCATGCATGGTGATCATACAAGAATGACAACAACTACAAATTTATCTTACAACCTGCTAGGTAATCATGGAATTACAGGATGTTAAGATCCATTGAACACAACATTCCCTCAATTAgttctggtgtccaatcctgaGTTCCCAAGCACAACTAAAGGAATCCTTCTCCCTGAACTCAAATACACGTACAATTTAAAATATATCCACATACTAGTTGTGGCATTAATGACGAATTTATGGTCATCATAAGTCAAGATCTTCAAATCAACAGTAGCTTTGCAAGCACACAACACTAGCAACATGAGCCCAAACACCACTTTTGTGAAACATTTAGCCTTTTCATAAGCATGGCCTACCGTGCAAGAGATTTAACAGAAGAGAAATGCTTTAGTGCTCTAAAAGCACCATATAAGTTATAGTACCCTTAATTGTGTTGGTACACTTGGTCCaattcattgatctagactgtttattACATCCAACACATTCATGAGCTACCATGCCAACAACACACCAGTTCGAAAAAAATATTAACAATTTGATCAATGgacttttaacattttttttatttttatttttattttttttacacccccacacactcacgccacatgcgcacacaccccacacacgcacgccgtgggatttcaccaccatgggtactcgaacccttaacccggtgttgaaactctaaGGAGTCTACCACCCTGGTAAGAGACTTTAACATATTCATATAAAAATATGTCCAATAAAcattttgatccatctatttattaGTGCccgtcatggattgcttatgactcTAAAGAACCCTTTATTTAGCCATAAGCCTATAACCATCCCATTCATGGGTTTTGAAAAGGGATGGCTAGAGAAAAtaatgccaaatcaaggatggattggatgatctgatcagtctgattttttgcATGGTACTCCATGAAATGTGTTTAGGAGTTACCAGACAGTTCAGATTATTCGTCTGGGAACTGAAcggatgcaactaggagcattataaATGGCAAGGCTGGAGCCAATCTGACGGGCTCTTAAATGAAGCCCGagttacaccctgatccatagctaaGTGGTGGACTAAGtgaaatacctcgtttcaacacttaggtcttggtatcgattccctagtgggggtggctaacggtgaagtgtgaactgacagtagggtgtactaacaagctaaccaaaaaaaaaatgaagcccGTGTCCTGAGCGGATACGATGAGACccctagcctcacccaagacaatgcggcccttaccatggggttagaatggggcccaccttgatgtatttattatgtatccacaccgttcatccattcttccagatcatttagggcattatccgaaagtgaagcagatccaattatcaggtggaccataccataagaaacagtggtgattgacaattaatgggccacaaaagctgatgggtctcacctaatcagcCCTCGTCCTGCCCAGCTATTAAACAGGCTTAAATTGTAAAACCCAGTCCGGCCCAGCCATCGGGCCTAGTATTCGAACCCAAGCCCGGACCAAAGCGGGTCagaccggcccattgacagccctattgtTAAGCCATCACCAAAAGTCCTTTTACCCCACCAGCAGCAAAACACAAAACTCTCATCTTCCCCCAAGATCCCTCCAAACGACGAAGAGCAATGTCCCCACCAACGTCGCTCTACAAAaccctttttctttctcttccaaACACCCGCCGTTTCAATTCCATTCCTTCCTCTCCAACCACCCAAACACTCCAAGACTCCATCAGAACAGCAATCGAAACCAAGAACTTCCATCAGATTCTCCACCTCCTCTCTTCCTCAAAATGCCCAAAACCCCCTCACAAAATTCCAGAAAACCccttctccttcctctcttctttcccacAACCCCTCCAAACCCAAATCATCGACGAAATCCTCCAATCTTTCATCCCTCTCCGCCCCCGCTCTCTCCCTTTTCCTGCctactctctccttctctcctatACCCTCCAGAAATCCCCAATTTCCCTCCCTCTATCCCTTGCTGTCCTCCAATCAACCCTCCGATCTGGCTGCCCTCCCGCCCTGCAGACCCGCCTCTCCCTCTCCGTCGCCTGGCTCGACTGCCGTCGCAGCGGGCACCGCAAATCCGTCGCTCAGATTCTCTCCGAGGTGCGCGCAATTGGCTACTCTCCCGACCGCACCACCTGCAATTACCTGCTGTCGTCGCTCTGCGCGGTCGACGAGCTGGCCGAGGCGGTGGCGATCCTCAGGGATATGCGCGGTGCCGGGTGCGAGCCCGACTCGGAGAGCTACGGGGCGGTGATCGCCGCAGCATGCGAGGCGAGGCGGACGGACGCGGCGGCTGAGCTGGTGAGGGAGATGGTGGCGGAGCTAAGGCTGACGCCGAGGCAGGGGACGGTGGTGCGCATCGTGGCAGCGATGCGAGCGAATCGGGAGGTTCTGCGGGCCGCGGAGATGGTGGAATTCTTAGAGAGGGAGGGATGCGGGGTGGGATTCCAGAGCCATGAAATGGTTGTGGAAGGGTGTTTGGAGAGGAAGGAGTTTGTGGCTGCCGGGAAGGCGGTGATGGAAATGGCGGGGAGGGGATTTATACCATATATCCATGTGAGGCAGAAGGTGGTGGAGGGTCTTACTGTGATCGGGGAGAGGGATCTTGCAAGTGCTGTGAGGCGAAAGCTCGCTGAATTGAGTTCGTAGCGATTGCTTCCGGAGGTAGGCACCCGCATCGAGATTGTCGCTGTAGGTGAATCAATCTGGTTGTAGATGACCTTGTGCGGAGCGGTGTTTTGCAAACAGGATCCCAGCTGACTGAACCGGTGCGACGGGAATTCTTGCCGCTGACTGATCGAGGTAAGTCAGGTGCTTGAGATAAATCCAAGGTACGGCCAGAGGGTCTGTGATCAGTGGATCAAGCCTGCAATCTGTCAGCAGGGGCGGACGTGTGAACTTGCAGGTCCAATGAATGGTGCTCGTTTCCTTTGGTTTGATGGTGAATTGAATGTTTCTCTAATATTTCAAatataaaggagaaaaaaaaaagaggagatttTTCTATGGATATTCAGATTTCAATTGAATACTTTTTCAGTAGTTTAGGCCGTGTTTGATTGCAacaaattcatgatattttgccCCAAATTAGATTTGATTAATCagatgatatttagtgcaaccaaacgcacccgtTGAAAAGAAAAACGTAAAGGCTGTCTAACCATCCACAAACCCTTACCCACTTCGATTCCAACGGTCCCCAAATAGGGGTAGCAATTGGTCGGGGTCAGGTCAAGCCCGACCCATTTATGAAGTGGGCCAAGAATTCTGACCCATTATCCTCTCAATCTACCAGACCCATTTGACTGGATTCATGTATACGCAAAAAACAATTATCAATTcatttctcctctcttttgttTTGTGTTTTTGGCCATTGATAACCTATATGGGTGGGTCAGGTCGGGTCTGGGCCCTGCCGACCCGCCATGCCACCCATTTAGCTTGGCTGGAACCCACGTCAAAAGCAGGTGAGGCCAGTTGACCAGCCGGCTGACCCGAGTCCATTGCCATCCCTAACgccaaccttgccttgtacctGCTGCCAATGCTTGGGTAACCTATTGTATGAGCTTTGTACACGCCACTCCCCTTTGCTTGGGCACTAATGTATAATTCCAACTTGCCGACCTAACCCCAAACGGCTGTTGGTGGGCCTCTCACCATCATAAAGCACGGTGCCAACCTACCAGAACAAGACAATCACCCAAGTATACCTCCTAGGGTGCTTGGAGCAAACCCAAGCTCACCACATGCACGAGTTCATCTCATGAGAGCTTCCCTCAACTGACTCAAGGCTCACTCCTGGGCAGGCCCACACCGCAAGCTTAGGTGCCTTGCAATCATACTGATCTACAGTCGCTGAAGCTTAGGTGCTTTGCCACCATACTCATCTACAATCTCTATGACCCCCAACCAACATGCCAGCCCGGCTCAACCAAGGCCAGGCTTGAACCAGCCCAGTGAACTCACCACCCTGCGGCCATTGCCCCAAAAGGCTGTAACATTGGGTAATTTCATGGACAAGTGTTCGCCTAGATACTTATTCTGCTAATGCATTGATTGTGTGATATGTATGAGCTTTGCACAAATGGGATGCTCTAGCCAAGTGACATGATGGTGGGAAAGAAAGCAATGTATATGGATGTTCACATG is drawn from Magnolia sinica isolate HGM2019 chromosome 5, MsV1, whole genome shotgun sequence and contains these coding sequences:
- the LOC131245317 gene encoding pentatricopeptide repeat-containing protein At1g06270; the encoded protein is MSPPTSLYKTLFLSLPNTRRFNSIPSSPTTQTLQDSIRTAIETKNFHQILHLLSSSKCPKPPHKIPENPFSFLSSFPQPLQTQIIDEILQSFIPLRPRSLPFPAYSLLLSYTLQKSPISLPLSLAVLQSTLRSGCPPALQTRLSLSVAWLDCRRSGHRKSVAQILSEVRAIGYSPDRTTCNYLLSSLCAVDELAEAVAILRDMRGAGCEPDSESYGAVIAAACEARRTDAAAELVREMVAELRLTPRQGTVVRIVAAMRANREVLRAAEMVEFLEREGCGVGFQSHEMVVEGCLERKEFVAAGKAVMEMAGRGFIPYIHVRQKVVEGLTVIGERDLASAVRRKLAELSS